In Candida orthopsilosis Co 90-125, chromosome 4 draft sequence, a single genomic region encodes these proteins:
- a CDS encoding Hrd1 protein (S. cerevisiae homolog HRD1 has ubiquitin-protein ligase activity and has role in ER-associated protein catabolic process, fungal-type cell wall organization), producing the protein MNKTTQYIIGYTSISVALLSWSIYDSLSKSFNYIMFIIEFTDGLKLGIFINSIVFTFLVINKILQILLFGTLRMIEVEHLLEKLPIFAINLFLNLATGDNNILLNVLLMGIAMSFKVVHVIMFDRLDLLNLQIYNKLNDDEFGDRVELKDVIKYYIGSINFWLNIMLIAIDFSVAKFLVYDVFQGVNSFTCLLFGFQFAVQGVEALTNFAKLLLGFYEIVFYKVRKNNREAERERELAREGSEEVEVDESEILEDVGTDEVEVDESTAPGEVQTDEVEIENDDDNELDYVWENKPYYGKAIDISSALLTAISYVCFIYLLTVHSGLSLPLSMLQGTYSSLRKAWVQISQLLSLIESSKRLDTQLPNATKEDLERSDNSCLICLDDMYSAEEYHRLFKKPQAPRRVPKKLQCNHILHMGCLKEWLERSDSCPLCRRKVFGPHDTATQAQQRAAEQQGVNVQPQPQPQPENQPQQEPVPSPQPQQQPEPQPEHRAEPPQPTTTTTVPTSQPEGDLPNTTSSSDAASIIANVNRQTEILRNSAISQIAPVEGSSRDVEQMTTTSTPVNAATAASSTSNPGELLYQMINLPSTAVIPPDWVLLPLEHSEEEGVDYKVSLSTDRKANLKVHDRDRSRNLKFYSIPSDSWYNVCT; encoded by the coding sequence ATGAATAAAACCACTCAATATATTATCGGGTATACCTCGATTTCTGTGGCACTACTAAGTTGGTCCATCTATGATTCACTATCTAAGTCCTTTAACTATATAATGTTCATCATTGAGTTCACAGACGGATTGAAACTTGgtatattcatcaactcGATTGTGTTTACCTTCCTTGTTATCAATAAGATCTTACAAATACTACTCTTTGGAACACTTCGAATGATCGAGGTGGAGcatttgttggaaaaaCTACCTATATTTGCTATTAACTTATTTCTCAACTTGGCCACTGGTGACAACAACATCTTATTGAATGTATTGCTAATGGGAATTGCCATGTCCTTCAAGGTGGTGCACGTTATAATGTTTGATCGGTTAGACCTtttgaatcttcaaatttataacaagttgaatgatgatgaatttggtgATCGAGTGGAGTTGAAAGATGTCATCAAATACTACATAGGACTGATCAATTTCTGGCTCAACATAATGCTCATAGCAATTGACTTTAGCGTGGCAAAATTCCTAGTCTACGATGTTTTCCAAGGTGTAAATTCATTTAcatgtttgttgtttggaTTCCAATTTGCTGTTCAAGGTGTTGAAGCATTGACGAACTTTGCCAAGTTATTGTTAGGATTCTACGAGATTGTATTTTACAAAGTGAGAAAAAATAACAGGGAAGCTGAGAGGGAAAGAGAGCTCGCAAGGGAAGGTTCCGAAGAGGTTGAGGTTGATGAAAGTGAAATACTCGAAGATGTAGGGACTGACGAAGTTGAGGTGGACGAAAGTACAGCACCAGGAGAAGTACAGactgatgaagttgaaattgagaacGACGATGATAATGAGCTTGATTATGTTTGGGAGAACAAACCTTACTATGGCAAGGCTATAGATATTTCGTCAGCATTGCTAACAGCAATCTCCTATGTCTGCTTCATTTATCTTCTAACAGTACACTCGGGATTATCATTACCGTTATCTATGCTTCAAGGAACCTACTCCTCGTTGAGAAAAGCTTGGGTCCAAATTTCGCAACTTTTGTCACTTATTGAATCGTCTAAACGATTAGATACCCAATTACCCAATGCCACAAAAGAGGACTTGGAGCGTTCAGATAACTCTTGTTTAATCTGTCTTGATGACATGTATTCTGCTGAAGAGTATCATAGGCTATTCAAGAAGCCACAAGCTCCCAGAAGAGTTCCCAAGAAATTGCAATGTAATCATATCTTGCATATGGGATGTTTGAAGGAATGGTTGGAAAGATCGGACAGCTGCCCCTTGTGTAGGCGAAAGGTGTTTGGACCTCATGATACAGCAACACAAGCTCAACAGCGCGCAGCTGAACAACAAGGTGTTAATGTTCAGCCCCAGCCTCAGCCTCAGCCCGAGAATCAACCACAGCAAGAGCCAGTGCCCCTGCcgcaaccacaacaacaaccagaGCCACAACCAGAACATAGAGCTGAGCCTCCACAACCaactacaactacaacGGTACCGACGTCACAACCCGAGGGAGATCTTCCAAATACAACATCAAGTTCTGATGCTGCTAGTATAATTGCTAATGTGAACCGACAAACGGAGATCCTCAGGAATTCAGCCATATCACAAATCGCCCCAGTCGAAGGGAGCTCGAGAGACGTGGAACAAATGACTACAACATCAACTCCAGTAAATGCCGCCACCGCggcttcttcaacttcaaaccCTGGTGAACTTCTCTACCAAATGATCAATCTACCCTCGACAGCAGTAATACCACCTGATTGGGTTCTACTCCCATTGGAGCACAGTGAGGAAGAAGGTGTCGATTACAAAGTTAGCTTATCTACTGATCGTAAAGCGAATTTGAAGGTTCATGATAGGGACAGAAGTAGGAATTTAAAGTTCTACAGCATCCCAAGTGATAGCTGGTATAACGTATGTACATAA
- a CDS encoding Crz2 transcription factor (zinc finger transcription factor), with protein MALFEQTSNIDNVQLTSAQMNLQYPQGGGSRNGYTYNSNNFNGTESASYQTGANYSFIPEYKPYMQYQQPQSNNYLQTQSHLKPHYQQPSQPQQHQLPSINILQTQAPLQNQQDMAYSHGMSAPNINLPCFGQEYSTGQPYIPLPNYVAGANGNAKYTNNPQQRFPLSPASLPDKNTSLPSVGSSVSSAVSSQYSYPMSQTHQQQQQQQHTLPTPVSESNIDYSSLVSYTISPSLKRKRRKKNDKSKLSSTIQNPTAEEESYPCPSCDKVFLKPYNLKSHLRSHSNEKPYACAHCSKRFCRSHDRKRHEQLHKGAKNFSCEGYLKDGITKWGCGKKFARSDALARHFRTETGWMCIRPLMDEAKRLEENDTATGVDAFPVGAPTSVMLAMGGASGINSLNTDYKGYTDDDYDNSNMIRRMIHNR; from the coding sequence ATGGCTCTTTTTGAACAGACAAGCAATATAGATAACGTTCAGTTAACTTCAGCACAAATGAACTTACAGTATCCCCAAGGTGGCGGGTCCAGAAACGGATACACTTATAACTCCAACAACTTTAACGGAACCGAGTCTGCCTCATATCAAACTGGCGCTAATTACAGCTTCATACCAGAGTACAAACCATACAtgcaatatcaacaaccacaatcaAATAACTATTTACAAACACAATCCCACTTAAAACCACACtatcaacaaccaagtCAACCACAGCAGCATCAACTCCCCTCAATaaatattttgcaaacaCAAGCACCAttacaaaaccaacaagATATGGCATACTCACATGGAATGTCAGCTCCCAATATCAACCTCCCTTGCTTTGGTCAAGAGTATTCTACAGGCCAACCTTATATTCCTCTTCCAAACTATGTTGCAGGTGCAAATGGTAATGCAAAGTACACGAACAATCCGCAACAACGCTTTCCATTAAGTCCCGCTTCCTTACCAGACAAAAATACATCATTGCCATCTGTTGGATCCTCAGTTTCTTCTGCTGTATCATCTCAATACAGCTACCCAATGTCACAAACAcatcagcagcaacaacaacaacaacacacaTTACCCACTCCGGTATCTGAATCAAATATCGATTATTCGTCACTAGTATCCTACACAATATCTCCTTCATTAAAACgtaaaagaagaaagaaaaatgaTAAGAGTAAACTATCATCAACGATACAAAACCCCACagcagaagaagaaagttATCCATGTCCATCATGTGATAAAGTTTTTCTCAAACcatacaatttgaaatcacaTTTGCGTTCGcattcaaatgaaaaacCATATGCTTGTGCTCATTGTAGCAAGAGATTTTGTCGATCACACGATCGCAAAAGACATGAGCAATTACACAAGGGAGCTAAAAATTTCAGCTGTGAAGGATACTTGAAAGATGGAATTACAAAATGGGGTTGTGGAAAGAAATTCGCCAGGAGTGATGCTTTGGCACGACATTTCAGAACTGAAACTGGCTGGATGTGTATTAGACCATTGATGGATGAAGCAAAAAGGCTAGAGGAAAATGACACTGCTACTGGTGTTGATGCTTTCCCAGTGGGTGCCCCAACTTCAGTAATGCTAGCTATGGGTGGAGCCAGTGGAATCAACTCATTGAACACTGACTATAAAGGTTAcactgatgatgattacGATAATTCAAACATGATAAGAAGGATGATACATAATAGGTAG
- a CDS encoding Rrn11 RNA polymerase I subunit: MIFEDITDSDNKLRRTRRNKTQLISKYVELKRLEGIYQASTNLRKRKLRHPEVRRYVLRLIHNEIHQRMKPEETFEVWHRSTTREEKKSKLKGKKKAKTKKPDYEDSQLGDDKLTLEIYDFLDTVVPDGVKEEGIDLDLQVDDFDDDEEYEEYDVVSSAKLDQLTKEFDTQNTATKAQFFIESSGMEIMPNQCVSSTHSILNRHINNINTLLHINILRQNWEMSYKLFCIMIRFPMVDIRSIWPLGIEILTQLGTRKSSSPATMKITKFFNYLNSFFTIGYRNTISIERSDRLSIAPAWRSGTRSLTPMYLITSLWHLFVQQEYEQILNKILELILEPPYHREGVLYFIVALCYLCQCCSAVNHFALQHDLDKFNETGATYRSKKECLNFLNLNWSKIESNVNKCKEFNFELPVSELKTQWESIVIKLYEVNKSIENRKVESNVTTVIDTVPDIEETDDWNDIVFNEHDILSPLDTSTQHKDAGFRDVKVRSHDDNDNNAEEDWSQIESDTEVEEHTEKDVQNKGLKKEKDVLVDDNNEWCVISSDSEGEQGEESESHATGEISGKSWRNETPTQHDSAPLYNNDTIPIQQENQVETQIDEDLDLEVDDDWDHIESDPDDIDIPSNTKNSDSFSDNEGESLNEWKESTGSDGSNKVADSVKQVDDSLSGLQTRKNELDFKLNWSQTDDPEVDPSSNGVNRNQKLVNRAFDEIESSQDNQVAFTSDDKTDSKDGDYALEWSQIGDDDVSGKSTLSPRIDQIEETTANDESDKNGHLIDSIKENEQIQGDDYWDLEWTQIDDDVLSSDEERSTTLANTNLEHHGQDIRESDTSGNGYVHPFDSQELKNSKSNGHAPDADISSLSIISQTVADDSIEDSPISFFDYRRNSLELHQMRLKEETRRKSKTKSNKEKDGSLKGMSDNKIKKQSHHKKERKRKHNQQRDKRQ, encoded by the coding sequence ATGATATTTGAAGATATAACAGATTCCGATAATAAACTACGACGGACCAGGCGCAATAAAACCCAGTTAATATCCAAATATGTAGAGTTAAAAAGATTAGAAGGCATTTACCAAGCCTCAACAAACTTACGAAAGAGAAAGCTACGGCATCCTGAAGTTAGAAGATATGTTTTGAGATTGATACATAATGAAATTCATCAGAGGATGAAACCGGAGGAAACATTCGAGGTGTGGCACAGGTCTACTACCagagaagagaagaaatcaaaactcaaagggaaaaagaaagcaaaGACCAAGAAACCGGACTACGAGGACCTGCAATTGGGAGACGATAAATTGACTTTGGAAATTTATGATTTTTTAGACACGGTAGTACCAGATGGAGTAAAGGAGGAAGGTATTGATCTAGATTTGCAGGTGGATGACtttgatgacgatgaagagTATGAAGAGTACGACGTCGTGTCCAGTGCAAAACTTGACCAACTTACAAAGGAGTTTGACACTCAGAATACAGCAACCAAAgcccaatttttcatcGAATCAAGTGGGATGGAAATCATGCCTAATCAATGTGTAAGCTCAACTCATTCCATCCTCAATAGACATataaacaacatcaacacaTTATTGCACATAAACATCCTACGTCAAAATTGGGAAATGTCCTATAAACTATTTTGTATCATGATTAGGTTTCCCATGGTGGATATTCGACTGATTTGGCCATTAGGAATTGAAATCTTGACCCAACTAGGCACAAGAAAGAGCTCGCTGCCGGCAACGATGAAaataacaaaatttttcaactacTTGAACTCGTTCTTTACAATTGGGTACAGAAACACCATTTCCATCGAACGAAGTGATAGGTTGTCAATTGCGCCAGCATGGAGATCGGGAACACGATCACTTACACCCATGTACTTGATCACTTCACTTTGGCATTTATTTGTGCAACAAGAATACGAGCAAATATTGAATAAAATCTTGGAGCTAATCTTAGAACCACCATACCATAGGGAAGGAGTGTTATATTTTATTGTTGCTTTATGTTACTTGTGTCAATGCTGTTCAGCAGTGAACCATTTTGCATTACAGCACGACTTGGATAAGTTCAATGAAACAGGAGCAACTTATAGATCCAAAAAGGAGTGTCTCAATTtcctcaatttgaattggtcCAAAATCGAATCAAACGTGAACAAGTGTaaagaattcaattttgagtTACCAGTGTCTGAGCTAAAAACGCAATGGGAGCTGATCGTGATTAAGTTATATGAGGTTAACAagtcaattgaaaatagaaAAGTCGAATCAAATGTAACAACTGTCATTGATACTGTTCCTGATATAGAAGAAACAGATGATTGGAACGATATTGTATTCAATGAACATGATATATTATCGCCTCTTGATACTTCAACCCAACACAAGGATGCTGGTTTTAGAGACGTTAAAGTTAGAAGTCACGACGATAACGACAATAATGCAGAAGAAGATTGGTCTCAGATTGAATCAGACACCGAGGTTGAAGAACACACGGAGAAGGATGTACAAAATAAAGgtttgaagaaggaaaaggatGTCTTGGTTGATGATAACAACGAATGGTGTGTAATTAGTTCAGATTCTGAAGGGGAGCAGGGAGAAGAAAGTGAGTCTCATGCCACTGGAGAAATATCCGGAAAGAGTTGGCGCAACGAAACTCCAACCCAGCATGACAGTGCCCCTCTCTACAACAATGACACAATACCCatccaacaagaaaatcaagTTGAAACGCAGATAGACGAAGATTTAGATCTAGAGGTAGATGATGATTGGGACCACATAGAATCAGACCCTGACGATATAGACATTCCATCAAATACTAAAAATAGTGACTCTTTTAGTGACAATGAAGGAGAAAGCTTAAATGAATGGAAAGAATCCACAGGGAGCGATGGCAGTAATAAAGTGGCTGATCTGGTAAAACAGGTGGACGATTCCTTACTGGGATTACAAACTCGCAAAAACGAGTTAGACTTCAAGTTAAATTGGTCACAGACTGATGATCCGGAAGTTGACCCGAGTTCGAATGGAGTAAACCGAAACCAGAAACTTGTAAATAGagcatttgatgaaattgaaagttcCCAGGACAATCAAGTTGCATTCACTCTGGATGACAAAACTGATTCAAAGGATGGCGATTATGCTTTGGAGTGGTCACAAATTggcgatgatgatgtttcAGGTAAATCAACTTTGAGTCCCCgtattgatcaaatcgAGGAGACTACCGCAAATGATGAATCTGACAAAAATGGACATTTAATAGATTCGATCAAGGAAAATGAGCAAATACAGGGTGACGATTACTGGGATTTAGAATGGACTCagattgatgatgatgtgtTATCACTGGATGAGGAGCGTTCAACAACTCTCGCAAACACCAACTTGGAACATCACGGGCAAGACATTAGAGAATCGGACACTTCTGGCAATGGATATGTTCATCCATTTGATCTGCAAGAACTCAAGAACTCGAAGTCAAACGGACATGCACCAGACGCTGATATATCTTCCCTTTCAATAATATCTCAAACCGTCGCTGACGACAGCATTGAAGACTCCCCCATTAGCTTTTTTGACTATAGAAGAAACAGTCTTGAGTTACACCAAATGCGACTTAAGGAGGAGACAAGGCGGAAGCTGAAGACGAAGTCAAATAAGGAAAAGGACGGAAGTCTAAAGGGAATGCTGGATAACAAGATTAAAAAACAATCGCATCATAAGAAGGAGAGGAAACGAAAgcacaatcaacaaagagACAAGAGGCAATGA
- a CDS encoding Ysc83 protein (S. cerevisiae homolog YSC83 localizes to mitochondrial outer membrane) — translation MVAEPVSATVQVLNRVINDTTTFINKQQEKLQHSDSLNKIFHRESTFDPPPRPPSQIKSLFDRITNNICKHKLTYASVIGIGLGYILFQRVSAADPRRVNRRVPKLPNGARTDAVFLIGSFTDHLTRVLAYDLEKRGFTVFCSILDSNDVKYIQSNKVGDDIQFLDFTSQPIENAVGELNDILKTAVVPFTGAESHHLNLKAVVFAPSWHFPVGPIENMSISTWKKLNSRIQMVMEVLICGLLQIARNQKSKFILLNSGISSLDFPYHAPESIFQNEMSHLFTILGRELQQYGMSVTQIKLGNLRISNQKINSSTRVESLVNTETRAWTSEIRDLYATDFSKIQYKSNAIRGSGGKGTQIKELFHLIFDVIYAERSPTIAFCGKGARFYYWLARLLPTSWLGWYLVW, via the coding sequence ATGGTTGCAGAACCTGTCCTGGCAACTGTACAGGTATTAAATAGAGTAATCAATGACACCACTACGTTCATAAATAAACAACAGGAGAAATTACAACATTCGGATCTGttgaataaaatttttcaccGTGAGTCAACCTTTGATCCGCCACCACGACCTCCATCACAAATTAAATCCCTTTTCGACCGTATAACGAATAACATTTGTAAACACAAACTTACATATGCATCGGTAATAGGTATAGGTTTAGGCTATATCCTTTTTCAACGAGTCTCTGCTGCTGATCCCAGACGAGTTAATCGAAGGGTTCCCAAACTACCAAATGGTGCACGAACAGATGCTGTTTTTCTCATAGGGTCATTCACTGATCATTTGACGAGAGTACTCGCATACGATTTAGAAAAGAGAGGGTTCACTGTATTTTGTTCCATTTTGGACTCAAATGATGTTAAATACATCCAATCAAATAAAGTCGGCGATGACATACAATTTTTGGATTTTACTCTGCAACCCATTGAAAATGCCGTGGGTGAACTTAATGATATATTGAAGACTGCTGTAGTACCATTTACTGGAGCTGAATCACATCAcctcaatttgaaagcaGTCGTCTTTGCACCTAGTTGGCATTTCCCCGTGGgtccaattgaaaatatgaGCATCAGCACAtggaagaaattgaattctaGAATACAAATGGTGATGGAAGTGCTCATTTGTGGGTTGCTACAAATAGCAAGAAATCAGAAATCCAAATTTATTCTACTAAATTCTGGCATAAGCTCGTTGGATTTCCCGTATCATGCACCAGAGtctatttttcaaaacgaAATGAGTCATTTGTTCACCATCTTGGGTCGAGAATTGCAGCAATATGGAATGTCAGTtactcaaatcaaattgggCAATTTAAGAAtctcaaatcaaaagatcaaCTCCAGTACCAGAGTTGAAAGCTTGGTGAACACCGAAACAAGAGCTTGGACATCGGAAATAAGGGATTTGTATGCTACCGACTTCTCaaaaatacaatacaaGAGTAACGCTATAAGAGGAAGTGGTGGTAAAGGCACTCAGATAAAGGAgttgtttcatttgatttttgatgtGATTTATGCAGAGCGGAGTCCGACCATAGCTTTTTGTGGTAAAGGAGCCCGATTTTACTACTGGCTAGCAAGACTTTTACCCACATCTTGGCTTGGATGGTATTTGGTATGGTGA
- a CDS encoding Ste2 receptor for alpha factor mating pheromone, MFalpha → MNQIVSKLNSGDIIVTFTISNEEDGTYEVPFYVLDEYHRSKMQNAIVLGATIGACSILLIMLIGILFKKFQKLKKSLLFNLNFAILLMLIMRSACYINYLMNNLSSIGFFFTGVFDGESFMSSDAANAFKVILVALIETSLTYQICIMFKTPTLKIWGILASFSAGALGLVTIATQIYTTVMSHRNFVNGTTGSPSQITFAWMDMPTILFSVSVNVLSLFLVCKLGLAIRTRRYLGLKQFDAFHILFIMSTQTMIIPSIILFVHYFYRDDSQTTLVNISLLLVVISLPLSSLWAQTANNVRRIDTSPSMSFISREISNRSGNETLHSSAKISKYNTSNTVNSTPGTLKDDSSFILDRPVSEQKMVDTGLPKDLEKFLNNDFNEGDDGMIAREVTMLKTNHTNQ, encoded by the coding sequence ATGAATCAAATAGTCTCTAAGCTCAATTCAGGCGATATCATTGTCACATTCACCATTTCTAATGAGGAAGATGGTACTTACGAAGTACCCTTCTACGTTCTTGATGAGTACCATCGTTCAAAAATGcaaaatgcaattgttcTTGGTGCCACTATTGGTGCGTGCTCAATATTGTTAATCATGTTGATTGGTATCttgttcaagaaattccagaagttgaaaaaatcgTTGctattcaatttgaattttgccatcttgttgatgctCATCATGAGATCAGCTTGTTATATCAACTACttgatgaacaatttgtcaagtattggcttcttcttcactgGTGTTTTTGATGGTGAGTCTTTCATGAGTTCCGATGCCGCTAATGCTTTCAAGGTTATTTTAGTTGCCCTTATTGAAACATCTTTAACGTATCAGATATGCATCATGTTCAAAACACCAACATTGAAAATATGGGGAATACttgcttcattttcagCTGGAGCATTAGGATTGGTTACCATCGCTACTCAAATCTATACAACAGTTATGTCTCATAGGAACTTTGTCAATGGCACAACTGGTTCACCACTGCAGATAACCTTCGCTTGGATGGACATGCCAACAATTTTATTCTCCGTCAGTGTCAATGTTCTTTCGTTGTTTCTAGTATGCAAATTGGGGTTGGCTATTAGAACCAGAAGATACTTGGGGTTGAAGCAGTTTGATGCATTTCATATCTTATTCATCATGTCAACACAAACAATGATTATCCCTTCAATCATCCTATTCGTTCACTATTTTTACCGAGACGACTCACAGACCACTTTGGTCAATATTTCACTTCTCTTGGTGGTTATTTCATTACCCTTGAGTTCATTGTGGGCCCAGACAGCAAATAATGTCCGACGTATTGATACATCTCCAAGTATGTCGTTCATTTCAAGAGAAATATCGAATCGAAGTGGCAATGAAACATTGCATAGTAGtgccaaaatttcaaagtacAATACGTCGAATACAGTTAATTCAACGCCTGGTACATTGAAAGATGATTCGTCATTTATTTTGGACAGACCAGTCTCTGAACAAAAGATGGTTGATACAGGCTTGCCCAAggatttggagaaatttcTAAACAATGATTTTAATGAGGGTGATGATGGTATGATTGCTAGAGAAGTCACAATGTTGAAGACAAATCATACTAATCAATAA
- a CDS encoding Hsp60 heat shock protein, which translates to MLKANNRQLQQATKTFVRHASYNQLQFGIEGRAALLKGVNTLADAVSVTLGPKGRNVLIEQQFGAPKITKDGVTVAKSITLQDKFENLGAKLLQEVASKTNESAGDGTTSATVLGRSIFTESVRNVAAGCNPMDLRRGSQAAVDAVVEFLQKNKKEITTAEEIAQVATISANGDKAIGDLIASAMEKVGKEGVITIKEGKTLEDELEVTEGMKFDRGYISPYFITNTKTGKVEFENPLVLLSEKKISSIQDILPSLEISNQTRRPLLIIAEDIDGEALAACILNKLRGQVQVCAVKAPGFGDNRKNTLGDIAILTGGTVFTEELDIKPENATVDLLGKAGSITVTKEDTVVLNGEGSKENIEQRVEQIKSVIDDAQTTEYEKEKLQERLAKLSGGVAVIRVGGSSEVEVGEKKDRYDDALNATRAAVEEGILPGGGTALIKAVPVLEDLKSKSEIFDQKLGIQIIQRAITQPCKQIMDNSGVQSEVIVSKVEENPDFTWGYNAATNEYGNLIQQGIIDPFRVVKSGLTDAVGVASLLATTECVIATAGKDEPAAPGAPPMF; encoded by the coding sequence ATGTTGAAAGCTAACAATAGACAATTACAACAAGCCACAAAGACCTTCGTTCGTCACGCTTCTTACAACCAATTgcaatttggaattgaaggAAGAGCTGCATTGTTAAAGGGAGTTAACACTTTAGCTGATGCTGTATCTGTCACCTTGGGACCAAAAGGTAGAAATGTCTTGattgaacaacaatttggtgCTCCAAAAATCACCAAGGATGGTGTTACAGTTGCAAAGTCTATCACTTTGCAAGACAAATTCGAAAACTTGGGAGCTAAGTTATTGCAAGAAGTTGCCTCCAAGACCAACGAAAGTGCTGGTGATGGTACTACATCCGCTACTGTTTTAGGAAGATCGATCTTTACTGAATCAGTTAGAAACGTTGCTGCTGGATGCAACCCAATGGATTTAAGAAGAGGTTCACAAGCCGCAGTCGATGCCGTTGTTGAATTCTTacaaaaaaacaagaaagaaatcACCACTGCCGAAGAAATTGCCCAAGTTGCCACCATCTCCGCCAACGGTGATAAAGCtattggtgatttgattgCTTCTGCCATGGAGAAAGTTGGTAAAGAAGGTGTCATCACTATCAAAGAAGGTAAGACTTTGGAGGATGAATTAGAAGTAACTGAGGGTATGAAGTTTGACCGTGGTTACATTTCACCTTATTTCATTACAAACACAAAGACCGGAAAGGTTGAATTCGAGAACCCATTGGTTTTATTATCagaaaaaaagatttcCAGTATTCAAGATATCTTGCCATCCTTGGAAATCTCCAATCAAACTAGAAGACCATTGTTAATTATTGCTGAAGACATTGATGGAGAAGCATTAGCTGCTTGTATCTTGAACAAGTTGAGAGGTCAAGTTCAAGTATGTGCTGTTAAAGCTCCTGGATTCGGTGACAACAGAAAAAACACTTTGGGTGATATTGCCATCCTCACTGGTGGTACTGTCTTTACTGAAGAATTGGACATCAAACCAGAAAACGCAACTGTTGACTTGCTCGGTAAAGCTGGTTCAATTACTGTGACTAAGGAAGACACTGTTGTTCTTAATGGTGAAGGATCAAAGGAAaatattgaacaaagagttgaacaaatcaaatctgtcattgatgatgctCAAACCACTGAATACGAAAAGGAGAAATTACAAGAACGTTTGGCTAAATTATCCGGTGGTGTAGCTGTCATTAGAGTTGGTGGTTCATCAGAAGTTGAAGTCggtgaaaagaaagataGATACGATGATGCCCTTAATGCCACTAGAGCTGCTGTTGAAGAAGGTATTTTGCCAGGTGGAGGTACTGCATTAATCAAAGCGGTTCCCGTATTGGAAGATTTAAAATCAAAGAGTGAAatctttgatcaaaaattgggtatccaaattattcaaagaGCAATTACTCAGCCTTGTAAACAAATAATGGACAACAGTGGTGTGCAATCTGAAGTGattgtttccaaagttgaagaaaaccCTGACTTCACTTGGGGTTATAATGCTGCCACTAACGAGTACGGTAACTTGATTCAACAAGGTATTATTGATCCATTTAGAGTTGTCAAGAGTGGATTAACTGATGCAGTTGGTGTTGCATCTCTTTTGGCCACCACTGAGTGTGTTATTGCCACTGCTGGAAAAGATGAACCAGCTGCTCCAGGAGCTCCACCAATGTTTTAA